A segment of the Vagococcus hydrophili genome:
GCAAATATTTAGATGATAACTTAGCAAACTACGCTAAGTCAAAAGACGAAGCCGACTTATCAATCGTTGTATGTGGTGCAGGTTTTACTAGTATCGAGTATTTAGGTGAAATTACAAATCGCTTACCAAAGTTAGCAGACAAATTAAACTTTCCAAAAGATAAATTAAAAATTACGTGTATCGAAGCAATGCCAACATTATTACCAATGTTCTCAGAAAAATTAGGAACTTACGGAATCGATGTTCTTAAAAAACGTGGCGTTGAATTCAAAGTGGGTACACCCATTAAAGAATTAAAAGAAAACACGGTTTGTTATGAAGAAAACGGTGAATTAAAAGAAGTTAAAGCTAACACAATCATCTGGACAACAGGGGTTAAAGGTAGCTCAATCGTTGGTGAATCAGGATTTGCTGAACGTCGTGGACGTGTAATGGTAGAACCAGATTTAACAGTAGCAGATTATCCAGAAATCTTTATGATTGGTGACGTTAGTGCGGTGATGGATACAGAATCAAACCGTCCATTCCCAACAACAGCTCAAATCGCTTTAAAACAAGGTGAATCAGTAGCTGATAACTTAGCAGCTAAAGTTAACAACCAAGCAACAACACCATTTACATTCAAACCATTAGGAACGGTTGCCTCAATTGGTAACAACGTTGGTATTGGTAATGTCATGGGTAAAGAAGTTAAAGGTTATATCGGATCTATCATGAAGAAAAATGTTATTAATAAATCATTACTTGCAGTAGGAAATACTAAGACGTTACTTAAAAAAGGTCGTTTTGATTACTACCGTTAAGCTATCAAGAGGAGAACATGAGTCAATCATGTTCTTCTTTTTTTTGTATAAATAAGAGGGTCGTTATTTACTTATTATAAAAAACCATCGAATAAAATAACGAATAAGTCTCTCTATTCTTGTTATATAAAAAGAACGATTGTTACACTGCTTATTTTTAAAGTTATTAGTTAAAAAAGTTTGATTTTGTGCTATAATTATTTAACAAGAATTTTTATAGGACAATCAAAAACAAATTTAGATTGACTAAGAACAATGATGAATAGGAAAAGTGAGTAGAGTATGGTTAATTTACAGTTAGTGTCATTAATAATTTTGATAATTGGACTTATTCTTTTAAGTGTGTCTCTAGTTTTCTTTACACTACACCTTCTAAAAAAAAGACAAATTGAAAACGTAAAAGCGGTAGAGGTTAGAAATAAAGAAGAACGACATAAGCAGAGAAAAGAATTAAAAGCATTGACAAAGAGCAGTAAGAAACTTTTGATGATAGGATTATTATGTTTAGTCCTCTCAGTGAGTGCAGGTGGTGGAGTAGCTTATTTATCCCACTATGAATCAAGTATAGCAGCCGCAAAATAAGAGTTTAAGACTATTTTTTTACGAAATGTAAAAAATAGTCTTTTTATTTTATTCAAAAGAGATTGACTTTCTAAATAAATTTGATATTATATCATTAAGTGATATATCACTTAACGATATATCATTAAGTGATACAAAAATGGTTTGTGGGAGGGAAAGCTATGGATGAACCATTAACAGACTCAAACTATTTAATTTTACTGGCTTTACTAGAACCAAAACACGGTTATGCCATTATGAAAGAAATATCTGAGATTACAGAAGAACGAGTTAGCATTGGACCGGCGAGTATGTACACCATTCTAAAAAAGTTAGTCAAGAGTGAGTATATTACCTTGGAACAAGATGATGACCGAAAAAAGATTTATTTGATTACTGAGTTAGGTATTAAGAAGTTAGAAGAAGAAGTTGAGAGACGGAAGTTGTTTTACCAAGCAGGAGAAAGACTACTACTAGAGAAAGCGAGGGAAGAGTTATGATGTTAGGTAAGAAAAAGTATCTCTATTCTAAAGGATTAGCCTTCTACGCTGAATTAGAAAGTCAACGTTTAGAACAAGAGTTAGCGGATGGTTGGTTAATTGAGAGTATTAGTTTTTTTGGCTTTTATCGTTTGAAGAAAGTTGAAAAAGAAGAAGCGCATATGGTGATTGATTTTTATTCGGGGAAAAAGAAAGAATTAGATGACTATTTGGAACTGTATCAAGCTTCTGGTTGGAGTGAAGTGACTAGTTACCGGAATCGGTATTTTATCTTTAAAGCACCCGTTGATACAGAGAGTGTCTATACAGATGAGGAAAGTTTAGCGACCAGAATTAGGAAAGAAAGTATTTGGTTTCTGAAAAATTCGATGATTGTGACGCTGTTTGGGATTCTTTGGCTGTATGTAGTAAGAAATCAAGAATTGGGTATTAAAGTAGAACAACATAGTTTTTCATATGGTTTTTTACATGGTATCGGGATAGCATTTTTATTTTTCCCGCTGATTACAATTTTGCTAATGCTTTACTACAAAGTGATGTATTTAAAAAGAAGTAGCTACTTCAAGCAACCAGAGAATTATGCCAAGAAACAGCGCTTTGTTAGAGATATTTTTGTAACAATGATTTTGGGTGCCATATTTGGTGGTGTTTTAGGTTTTTTATTTGGGATAAACGGATTATAGATTGACGAGGAGGATTTGTATGTTAAAAGTTGAAGGTTTAACAAAAACATTTGGAGAGATGACAGCACTTGATGATGTCACATTTGAAATTCCAGATGGAAAAATATTAGGGTTAATTGGGCAAAATGGAGCTGGAAAATCAACAACTTTCCGCTTAATTTTAAACTTTTTAGATCAAGATAAGGGAACGATCACTTGGGATGGTCAGCCGATTAAAGAGGAAGATTATAACATTATCGGCTACTTACCAGAGGAGCGAGGACTTTATCCAAAATCAACGATTGAAGATCAGCTGGTCTACTTTGGTCGCTTGCGTGGTAAAACTAAAAAGGAAATTGTGCCATTGATTGATCATTGGATGGATAAATTTGAAGTCAAAGGTAAAAAGACTGATAAAGTAAAAACCTTATCAAAAGGGAATCAACAAAAAGTTCAGTTGATCGCGACATTGATTCATGAACCTAAATTGGTCATTTTAGATGAGCCTTTTAGTGGTTTGGACCCAGTGAATGCGGAACTGTTAAAACAAGGTATTATTGAGTTAAAAGCGAAAGGATCATGTGTTATTTTCTCAAGTCATAACATGGAAAATGTGGAACAAATCTGTGATCATTTGGTCATGCTTCGCAATGGTCAAATGGTGCTGGACGGCGTGGTGCAAGATATCCGTGAGCAGTTCGGTAGAACCCATCTTGAAATCGAAACAGCTTTAACGAAAGAAAACTTATTAGAGATACCGGGTGTTGTTGAGGTGACTGAAAAACGTCATAATATGTATTCGATTCATTTAACAGAACCAGAAGTTGGTAAAGTTATCTTTGAAGAAGCCATGAAATTAACAGATTACTTACCAATCTTCAATCAACAGCCACCAACCTTGGAGGAAATATTTAAATTAAAAGTAGGTGAAAAAGATGAATAAGTTTTGGGTTGTTGCCTTAGAAACGTATAAGAAACATGTGAAGTCAGTTAGTTTTATTATGATGATTATTGCGCCTTTATTTTTCATGGGAATATTCGCAGGTACTACTTACATGGGTCAAAAATTTAATCATTCAAAAGAAGTCGCAATTGTCAGTGAAGTAGAAGGTTTAGGGAAAACTTTTACTGAGCAAACAAAAGAAGAGTTTGATATTAATAAAAAAATAACCACAGAAGATGCAGCAAAAAAAGCATTAGAAAAAGAAGAAATTGATGGTTACATTGTTATTCATGAGAATCAAGAAAAATTAGAAGGTCAATATGTTGGAGTGAAATCACTTGGTACAGATAACTTACAGGTGATTCAGCAAAGTTTAAACCAAATACAATTAGGAATGAATGCGGATAAATTGTCCTTATCTCAAGAAGAAGTTGGTAAAATATTATCACCAGCAATATTCACTGAGAAACAAGTAAAAGTGTCGGATGGTAAAATTGAAGAAAATAAAGATAATAAAATAGTAATGATGATAGTTGGAATGATTGTTGTCTTTATGATGTATTTTATTGTGATGCTCTATTCAACGATAACAGCTCAAGAGGTTGCTTCAGAAAAAGGAACACGAATCATGGAAGTGATTCTATCAAGCACTACAGCATCTAAACATTTTTATGGTAAAATTACAGGAATTTCTTTAGTGATTTTAACTCAAGTTGGTGTTTATCTTCTATCAGGAATTATTGGTTTTATGTTTGTTAAAGATATGGATGTTGTTAAATCTTTCTTTGAGGAAGTTCCGGCAGGAGATTTATTGAGAGGGTTACTAGGTTACAACTTACTTTATTTGTTATTTGGTGTGTTGATCTACACTATCTTAGCAGCCTTTTTAGGATCTTTAGTTAATAAAGTTGAAGACTCAGCTAAAGCAGTAGCACCACTAACTTACTTAATCATGATTGGATTTATTGGTAGCTTTTCTGTAGGAATGGCAAATCCACAAAGTATTATTGTTAAAGTGATGTCATTTATCCCGTTTCTTTCTTCATTTGGTATGCCAGTTAGGATTGCCAACAATGATGTGACAACGATGGAGGTTATGATTTCTCTAGGATTACTTGTGATTAGTATCGTTGTCTTATTGAAATTATCAGCTAAAGCCTATAAATCAACTGTGTTAATCTACAGTGATAAGAGTATGATGAATGTCTTTAAGGATGCAATGAAGTTAACGAAATAGGTAGTGAAAAAGCGTTAGAACGGGGGATGTTCTAACGCTTCTTTTATTTTTTTCTAATTATCACCTGTCATAGGATTAAGGCTGAAATTCGCCTTTACGTGGACGGTAGGAGTCGAACCTACACCTTACATATAGGAAAAAACTTTCAGCTATACAAGTATAACACCAAGTTCATCCACTGATTTATTATATAACTACTATAATTCAAAGAGTTTAAGAAAAGTTAAAGTAAGTATGAAGAAATCGGTAACAATTTAGGTTAAAATAAGAAGGAAAACAAAAAGTAGGTGACCTAAAATTTTAACGAACATCATAACCTTTACCGCAACGAATATAGATGATTTACTTATTTTGACATTATTCTTTGGTCAAAACGCTCACTTCGGAAATCGAACGAACATTGTCGTTGGGCAGTTTTTAGGAATGGGATTTTTAGTGGGTATCAGTGTATTTCTATCCCTAACACTTCAAAAATTTGAGCAATTTAATCTGAATTATCTTGGTATTGTTCCGATAATTCTAGGGATAAAACTATTAATGGAAAAAGAAAAACAAGAAGAGGTAGTCAGTGAAAGTGATAACAGTTTGATCATTCAAATTTTCCTAATAACCATTATGAATGGTATGGACAACATTGGTGCTTATACGCCATTATTTAGTACTTTTACTTTAGCTGAGTTAATTCAGTGTGTGTTGACGTTTTTTGTGATGACAGCTTTATGGTGCGGGCTAGGAATTGTGATTACTAGGATTACCTGGGTGAAAGAGAAAATCGAGGGAGTTCCTAAATGGTTCTTGCCCCTTGTATTAATGTACGTTGGACTGGGAATACTTTTTGATTGGTAAACTAAATAAGCAATAAAAATACATGATTGTGTTTTTATTGCTTATTTTTATTTGCCTATGTCATCAATAAAACTAAAAACCTCTAATTTATCAGTAATTCCATTGTTCTATTATAAAAAACACTATTTATAAAATAGGTAGCAATAGTAACACAAATAGTTATCTTAGATATGCTGTGGAGATACAAGAGTATAATAAAAAGTGTTATAAAATTAATTAATGGAGATGGTAAAATGTCAAACGAACAAGTAGCATTTGTCACAGGTGGCGCACAAGGGATTGGAGCAGCAATCGCTAGAAGATTAGCTAAAGATGGTTTTGCAGTCGGTGTTGCTGATTTGAATTATGATTTAGCCAGTGAAGTAGCGAAAGAAATCAACGCAGATCAAGGAAAAGCGTATGCTGTAAAAGTGGACGTTAGTGATCGCGACGATGTATTCAAAGCAGTGACTGAAGTAGCAGATCATTTTGGTGGCTTTGATGTCATTATTAACAACGCTGGCTTAGGCCCAACGACACCAATTGAAACAATCACGCCTGAAATGTTTGATAAAGTTTATCATATTAATGTAGGTGGCGTTATTTGGGGAACGCAAGCAGCGATTGAGCAATTTGAAAAATTCGGACATGGTGGAAAAATTATCAATGCCACTTCTCAAGCAGGGGTTGTTGGTAATCCAAACCTTTCTTTATATTCTAGTACAAAATTTGCAGTACGTGGCTTAACTCAAGTAACAGCCAGAGATTTAGCTGAAAGAGGAATTACGGTGAATGCATTTGCTCCTGGTATCGTTAAAACACCAATGATGATGGATATTGCTCATAATGTAGGTAAAAATGCAGGCAAAGATGATGAATGGGGCATGGAACAATTTGCTAAAGACATCGCCATGAAACGTTTATCAGAACCAGAAGAAGTGGCATCAGCAGTCGCCTTCCTAGCAGGACCAGATTCAAATTATATGACAGGCCAAACCCTAATCGTAGATGGCGGCATCCAATTTCAATAAAAGGGTAGTTCTAAATGCGCCTAGCTCCGAGCGACTGGAAGAAACCTATACAAATAGAAGAGAGGAGAATGACGGATTGTTGTCATTCTCCTCTTTAATTATGAGCAAACGGTGTCACGGAAGTAGCTTCGGCGGAAATAAGCTGAACACTTCCATGACAACCTCTTAATTTCCCCCAAAATAAAAAACCAAAACTTGAAATAAGTTTTGGTTTTTTTGAATATCTTATAGTAATTTGTTGTAGAATTCTACTACGAATGCTTCGTCGATATCTTGTGATAACTCTTCACGTTCTGGTAAACGAGTTAAGCTACCTGATAAAGTTTCAGCGTCAAAGCTTACGAATGCTGGGCGTCCTAATGTAGACTCAACAGCTTCTTTGATGAAAGTAACATCTTTAGATTTTTCGCGAACTGAGATTACTTGTCCTGGTTGTACGCGGTATGATGGAATATCAACGCGTTTACCATCAACAGTAATGTGACCGTGGTTTACAAACTGACGTGCTTGACGACGAGTTGTTGCTAAACCTAAACGGAATACTACGTTGTCTAAACGTTGCTCAAGTAAGATCATGAAGTTAACACCGTGTTTACCTTCAGTGATGTTACCAGCTGCTACGAATAAATTACGGAATTGACGTTCTGTTAAGCCGTAAGTAAGACGTAATTTTTGCTTTTCAGCTAATTGTAAGCCGTACTCAGATTTGTTTTTTCTTTGGTTAGGTCCGTGTTGACCTGGTGCATAAGGACGACGAGCTAATTCTTTACCAGTTCCTGATAATGAAATGCCTAAGCGTCTAGAGATTTTCCAACTTGGTCCAGTATAACGTGACATGAATAATTCCTCCAATAAATTTCTTTAGTTTTGGAGTAAAATAATTTCTTAAAAATATTAACATCCGCTTAGTTTATTTTTCAATCTTCACCCTTGCAGCCGTGGCTACGCAATTGAACCTATGAATAGGCAAACAAACTAATAACGAGCTGCTTATTTTTTAGCTGCATTATTTTACACAAAATCTATTATACACTGTTTTAGTCGTTTGCGTCAATCGAAAAACGAGATTATTTCAACTAGCAAATTTTTGACGTATTTTTTTTCATTTTTTAATATAATATTAGTGATATTTGTGATAAATTATTCATTGTACTTATTTTAAAATTATTAGGAAAAGTGAGAGAGGATTTTAAGAAAATGGCGCATAGTTCAGAGTTAATGGCAAAAATCGATGCTTCAATCGAGAAAAAGAATGAACTCATCGATAAAAAATTCAGTAAATACGCAGTAAGATCAATTTTAGCAACATTGTATTTGGCGTTAGGTTCAGCAATTGCCTTAGGATTAGGGCTTAAATTTGATGGTTCAGTTGGAAAAATGTTATACGCCTTCACATTTGGTTTAGGTTTAGCATTAATCATCTTTTTAAACGCAGAACTAGGAACGTCAAATATGATGTACATGACTGTCGCAACCTACCGAAAGAAATTAAAACCATCAAAAGCATTTAAAATTTTAATGGTATGTGTATTGTTCAATTTAATCGGTGCAATCGTGGTAGCTTATCTATTATCTGTCACAGGATTTTTTAAAGGATTACCCGCAGATAACTTCCTAACACATATAGTAGAAGGAAAGTTCCAAAAAGGAATCCCACAAACAGTGGTGGAAGGAATGTTTGCTAACATTATTGTTAACTTAGCGATTCTTATGTCAATGAAGGCAAAAGATGATGCAGCAAGATTTATGTCGATTTTATGTGTCATTTTTATTTTCACGTTTTTAGGATTTGAGCATGTGATCGCCAACTTTATTTATTTCCCATTAGCATTCTTCTCATCAGGAGGAGCAGTTGTGGGTATGACAGTTGGCGCCCTAGCAACAAACATCATCTTCACATTTATCGGAAACTTTATCGGTGGTGGGTTAGTTATTGGTTTAACTTACGCTTGGTTGAATAATGATGAGTCGTTGAAGTATTTGGATTAGAGATAATAATTAAATAGTAGAAAAAAGCATCGTTCAATTTGAATGATGCTTTTTTTGCACTAAAAAATAACGAAAAGAATTATTTTATAAAGAAGTGTAGCTTAATTGAGAAAACATTAATAAATAACTGTTGTCTGTTACTGGTTTAATAGGAAAAGAACATAAACTAACTGAGAATCACGGATATTGTATATACCTTTAGCTGTTTTTTATTTGTGCTATTTCACTAAATGTAAAAAATATAAGTCTTTTTGTAAAATATACCAAGCATGTTATCGTTCTAAAAATATTAAATCGTATAATTAGAGTGTTTTAATTCTGTATAAGCGATATTAAGTAAGTTAAACCGTACAATAAACGTTCTATTAGTATGTTAAATAAACAAAAATATAGAAAAAAATAAATAATTATGTTAGTATTTAAATATACAAAAAACTTTTTTATATAAATTTAAACGATATTTTTAAGTGTTCGATTACAAAATCAAAGTATTTAGTTTTATGTCTTTAAGTTTTTAAAACGTGTTTTTGTAAAGAGTTAAGTGTTTTTTTATTATTTAGTTTTATTTTAATTAGTTTTATCTCATTTTTCTCTTATTTAAAATTATTTGTTTTTTTAACATATGATTTATATTGTTTAATTTATCATCTTTTAATAATCGTTTTTTATGTTATTATAATAATTGTATGTGAATGTAATAACTGTTAAATGTATATTTTATTAAAAGTGTAAAAGGGGACAGTGAATGTGAAGAAGAAAAAAGAATCTAATAAGAAGAAAAAGCACGACACTCGAGATAAACGACATAAAGGTAATGATAAAAAAACAGGCCCAAGTAAAAAGAGTAAAAGAATAGCGGCGTTTCTTAATTTAATATTTTATTTAGTTATGCTGAGTATTTTTATCGGTGCTGGTTTAATGGCGATTATGCAAAAACAGGACAAGTCGCTAAATGGTTACCGAATGTTTGGGGTTTTAACCGATTCAATGGTTTCTCCTGGAAACAAGATTAAAGAAGGCGGTTTCAGATCAGGAGATATTATCATTATTAAAGAGGTAAAGGCCAAAGATTTGAAAAAAGGTGATGTTATTACGTATCGTCCTTCAACAAATCCAGATAATAAAAATAATAACTACTTAACGCATAGGGTTGTAAAAGTCCAAAATGATTACAAAGGTCGTGAAGGATATTATTTTACAACACGTGGTGACGCGAATAAGACGGATGATATGCCGATGAGTGAAAAAGCGTTAGTAGGTAAAGTGGTTGGTAGAATTCCTAAAGTTGGAGGTATTCTAGCTTTTATAAAAGAGAATTTTGTGCTATCACTTATTTTTATTCTATCAGTGGTTGGATTCTTTTGGGTAATTAGAATGTATATTTTAGCAAGTGATGACGATGAGGAAGAAGAAAAAAAACCTCGTAAAGAAGTGAAAGAAGTTTCAAAGAAAAAGTCATCAAAATCATCTAAATCTAAGAAATCTAGTAAACATTCAAAGGAAAAAACTCACAGTAGTAAGAGCAGCAAGTCGAAGAGTCACTCACACAAATCTAAGAGTGGTAAATCGAAAAAGAGCAAGACTAAAAAGTAGGTATTTACTCATTTTATGAGTTGATATAAAAATAATATAAATTGGAGGAATTATTCATGAAAAGCAAAAACAAGAAAAAATGGCTAGCAACTGCAGCAGCCTTAGCCGCTGTAGCTGCAATGGCGGGTACATTTGCCTGGTTCCAAAGTAAAGACGAAGTAAAGAATGAGTTCGAAGGTTCGATTGCTGGTAACGACATCGAGATTGTCGAAGATTTCGAAAAACCAACTACTTGGGAACCTAATGTAGAAACGAAAAAAGATGTAGCGGTTAAAAATAGTGGGAAATATAATGCGTTCATTCGTGTTAATTTGGCAGAAGAAATCACTAAATTGAAATCAGAAAATCTTGATGGTAAATATACATCCAACGGTGCTGATATTGCTGCTGCTGACTATGTTATGCCATTAAGCATGAAAAAAGCAGATATTGAATCTAAGTATCCTACTGTTAGTACGTTAGAAGGTACAGCACCAAAAATTACTATTAAAGGTAAAGAGTACACTCTTGTTGTAAGAGAAAAATCAGAAACAGTTGATAAAGGTACTAGATATCAATATCTTTCTTATTGGGATAATGGTACAGAAGGCGAAGAATTATACGCTAGAACAGGCGGATTTGTTCGTAAAAATGATAAATTAACGCCAAAAAATACGCCACAAGTGAAATACATTAAGATTGAATACCAAGCACCAGTTAAAAAAGATTGGACAAACCCAGTTTATACACCAGTTACAGCTGGAACACCTGGTGGACCAATCAAAGGTGACGGTTCTGCAAGCATTGTTCTTAAAGGTGCTGCAGATGATAAAATTGAAATTAAATTTGTTAACGTGTCTGAAAAACCAGTAACAGGTAAATGGAACTACAACCTTAAAGATGGAAGTTTCTACTATATTGGCGTTGTTCCTGCACAAGAACAAACAGCTCAACTTATTGAATCTGTAAAATTATCAGGTGCTGCTGGAAATGAATATAGTAAAGTTAAATACAATTTAGATGTTAAAGCTAAAGGTATTCAAGCTCACGCAGAAGCGGTTGATTCAGCAGATTGGTTGGGTGAAAAAGGACCAAATAATATTAATGGCGATATCTCAAAAGCTCTTAAAGAATTGCCAGAAACTAATAAAACTAAATA
Coding sequences within it:
- a CDS encoding NAD(P)/FAD-dependent oxidoreductase, translating into MSKPKIVVLGAGYAGLKTVKQLQKKNINAEIILVNKNDYHYESTQLHEVAAGTEPASKISFAITSVLDSNKVTFIQDTVTLIKKDEKKVILEKQGEITYDYLVIALGFESETFGIPGVNEFSKPLVNIVTAEACRKYLDDNLANYAKSKDEADLSIVVCGAGFTSIEYLGEITNRLPKLADKLNFPKDKLKITCIEAMPTLLPMFSEKLGTYGIDVLKKRGVEFKVGTPIKELKENTVCYEENGELKEVKANTIIWTTGVKGSSIVGESGFAERRGRVMVEPDLTVADYPEIFMIGDVSAVMDTESNRPFPTTAQIALKQGESVADNLAAKVNNQATTPFTFKPLGTVASIGNNVGIGNVMGKEVKGYIGSIMKKNVINKSLLAVGNTKTLLKKGRFDYYR
- a CDS encoding DUF3899 domain-containing protein; protein product: MVNLQLVSLIILIIGLILLSVSLVFFTLHLLKKRQIENVKAVEVRNKEERHKQRKELKALTKSSKKLLMIGLLCLVLSVSAGGGVAYLSHYESSIAAAK
- a CDS encoding PadR family transcriptional regulator, with the protein product MDEPLTDSNYLILLALLEPKHGYAIMKEISEITEERVSIGPASMYTILKKLVKSEYITLEQDDDRKKIYLITELGIKKLEEEVERRKLFYQAGERLLLEKAREEL
- a CDS encoding DUF2812 domain-containing protein; protein product: MLGKKKYLYSKGLAFYAELESQRLEQELADGWLIESISFFGFYRLKKVEKEEAHMVIDFYSGKKKELDDYLELYQASGWSEVTSYRNRYFIFKAPVDTESVYTDEESLATRIRKESIWFLKNSMIVTLFGILWLYVVRNQELGIKVEQHSFSYGFLHGIGIAFLFFPLITILLMLYYKVMYLKRSSYFKQPENYAKKQRFVRDIFVTMILGAIFGGVLGFLFGINGL
- a CDS encoding ABC transporter ATP-binding protein, which encodes MLKVEGLTKTFGEMTALDDVTFEIPDGKILGLIGQNGAGKSTTFRLILNFLDQDKGTITWDGQPIKEEDYNIIGYLPEERGLYPKSTIEDQLVYFGRLRGKTKKEIVPLIDHWMDKFEVKGKKTDKVKTLSKGNQQKVQLIATLIHEPKLVILDEPFSGLDPVNAELLKQGIIELKAKGSCVIFSSHNMENVEQICDHLVMLRNGQMVLDGVVQDIREQFGRTHLEIETALTKENLLEIPGVVEVTEKRHNMYSIHLTEPEVGKVIFEEAMKLTDYLPIFNQQPPTLEEIFKLKVGEKDE
- a CDS encoding ABC transporter permease produces the protein MNKFWVVALETYKKHVKSVSFIMMIIAPLFFMGIFAGTTYMGQKFNHSKEVAIVSEVEGLGKTFTEQTKEEFDINKKITTEDAAKKALEKEEIDGYIVIHENQEKLEGQYVGVKSLGTDNLQVIQQSLNQIQLGMNADKLSLSQEEVGKILSPAIFTEKQVKVSDGKIEENKDNKIVMMIVGMIVVFMMYFIVMLYSTITAQEVASEKGTRIMEVILSSTTASKHFYGKITGISLVILTQVGVYLLSGIIGFMFVKDMDVVKSFFEEVPAGDLLRGLLGYNLLYLLFGVLIYTILAAFLGSLVNKVEDSAKAVAPLTYLIMIGFIGSFSVGMANPQSIIVKVMSFIPFLSSFGMPVRIANNDVTTMEVMISLGLLVISIVVLLKLSAKAYKSTVLIYSDKSMMNVFKDAMKLTK
- a CDS encoding cadmium resistance transporter codes for the protein MTLFFGQNAHFGNRTNIVVGQFLGMGFLVGISVFLSLTLQKFEQFNLNYLGIVPIILGIKLLMEKEKQEEVVSESDNSLIIQIFLITIMNGMDNIGAYTPLFSTFTLAELIQCVLTFFVMTALWCGLGIVITRITWVKEKIEGVPKWFLPLVLMYVGLGILFDW
- a CDS encoding (S)-acetoin forming diacetyl reductase; protein product: MSNEQVAFVTGGAQGIGAAIARRLAKDGFAVGVADLNYDLASEVAKEINADQGKAYAVKVDVSDRDDVFKAVTEVADHFGGFDVIINNAGLGPTTPIETITPEMFDKVYHINVGGVIWGTQAAIEQFEKFGHGGKIINATSQAGVVGNPNLSLYSSTKFAVRGLTQVTARDLAERGITVNAFAPGIVKTPMMMDIAHNVGKNAGKDDEWGMEQFAKDIAMKRLSEPEEVASAVAFLAGPDSNYMTGQTLIVDGGIQFQ
- the rpsD gene encoding 30S ribosomal protein S4 produces the protein MSRYTGPSWKISRRLGISLSGTGKELARRPYAPGQHGPNQRKNKSEYGLQLAEKQKLRLTYGLTERQFRNLFVAAGNITEGKHGVNFMILLEQRLDNVVFRLGLATTRRQARQFVNHGHITVDGKRVDIPSYRVQPGQVISVREKSKDVTFIKEAVESTLGRPAFVSFDAETLSGSLTRLPEREELSQDIDEAFVVEFYNKLL
- a CDS encoding formate/nitrite transporter family protein, with translation MAHSSELMAKIDASIEKKNELIDKKFSKYAVRSILATLYLALGSAIALGLGLKFDGSVGKMLYAFTFGLGLALIIFLNAELGTSNMMYMTVATYRKKLKPSKAFKILMVCVLFNLIGAIVVAYLLSVTGFFKGLPADNFLTHIVEGKFQKGIPQTVVEGMFANIIVNLAILMSMKAKDDAARFMSILCVIFIFTFLGFEHVIANFIYFPLAFFSSGGAVVGMTVGALATNIIFTFIGNFIGGGLVIGLTYAWLNNDESLKYLD
- a CDS encoding signal peptidase I yields the protein MKKKKESNKKKKHDTRDKRHKGNDKKTGPSKKSKRIAAFLNLIFYLVMLSIFIGAGLMAIMQKQDKSLNGYRMFGVLTDSMVSPGNKIKEGGFRSGDIIIIKEVKAKDLKKGDVITYRPSTNPDNKNNNYLTHRVVKVQNDYKGREGYYFTTRGDANKTDDMPMSEKALVGKVVGRIPKVGGILAFIKENFVLSLIFILSVVGFFWVIRMYILASDDDEEEEKKPRKEVKEVSKKKSSKSSKSKKSSKHSKEKTHSSKSSKSKSHSHKSKSGKSKKSKTKK
- a CDS encoding BsaA family SipW-dependent biofilm matrix protein, whose protein sequence is MKSKNKKKWLATAAALAAVAAMAGTFAWFQSKDEVKNEFEGSIAGNDIEIVEDFEKPTTWEPNVETKKDVAVKNSGKYNAFIRVNLAEEITKLKSENLDGKYTSNGADIAAADYVMPLSMKKADIESKYPTVSTLEGTAPKITIKGKEYTLVVREKSETVDKGTRYQYLSYWDNGTEGEELYARTGGFVRKNDKLTPKNTPQVKYIKIEYQAPVKKDWTNPVYTPVTAGTPGGPIKGDGSASIVLKGAADDKIEIKFVNVSEKPVTGKWNYNLKDGSFYYIGVVPAQEQTAQLIESVKLSGAAGNEYSKVKYNLDVKAKGIQAHAEAVDSADWLGEKGPNNINGDISKALKELPETNKTK